A genomic stretch from Kineosporia corallincola includes:
- a CDS encoding MarR family winged helix-turn-helix transcriptional regulator: MAVTKDHAPGERVALLADIAELVRLSETAALPLALRNLLETDLTFQQLKVLTVLVSSPGGSPLGELAQTFGVSLASMSTMVDRLVSQHTARRDVDASDHRVRRVHATAPGRDVVRKLVNARPEFADDILARLSLDDLRALTQGLRAVTVAVAELRHTTGRD, encoded by the coding sequence ATGGCAGTCACCAAGGATCATGCGCCCGGCGAAAGAGTCGCTCTGCTGGCCGATATCGCGGAACTCGTCCGCCTCTCAGAAACCGCCGCGTTGCCGCTGGCCCTGCGCAATCTCCTGGAGACCGACCTCACCTTCCAGCAGCTGAAGGTGCTCACCGTGCTGGTCTCCAGTCCGGGCGGATCCCCCCTGGGCGAGCTGGCCCAGACGTTCGGGGTCTCCCTGGCCTCGATGTCCACCATGGTCGACCGGCTGGTCTCACAGCACACCGCGCGGCGCGACGTCGACGCGAGTGACCACCGGGTGCGCCGGGTCCATGCCACCGCACCGGGACGTGACGTCGTGCGCAAACTGGTCAACGCACGTCCGGAGTTCGCCGACGACATCCTGGCCCGGCTCTCCCTGGACGATCTGCGGGCCCTCACCCAGGGCCTGCGGGCCGTCACCGTCGCCGTCGCCGAACTGCGCCACACCACCGGCCGGGACTGA
- a CDS encoding cyclase family protein, whose protein sequence is MTNTTQISNWGRWGRGDELGTVNLITDEARRRGLSEARSGRAVSLARPITPSPLLAGPMAPYTHETTAVQSVMQYTGTPPRAMAELLTVNTHHPEVTHLDAMGHFVTDGKVYPGVDLAQSVGLAGVRHGSASAFAQGILTRGILLDLAPGGRLEPGHAVTADDLDAAAARCGVTPQPGDALVLRGGWHLAEDRNRNQVPGLTTGAVEWLHQHDISLYAGDIGDANPALPGDPGPLHRIGLGLLGLVLIDGAAPGDLAQVCAEEKRYSFLLVIAPPRIESVTGIMVNPLAIF, encoded by the coding sequence ATGACGAACACGACCCAGATCTCGAACTGGGGCCGCTGGGGCCGGGGCGACGAACTCGGAACCGTCAACCTGATCACCGACGAGGCCCGGCGCCGAGGACTGTCCGAGGCCCGCAGCGGCCGGGCGGTCTCCCTGGCCCGGCCGATCACGCCGTCACCGCTCCTGGCCGGCCCGATGGCCCCCTACACCCACGAGACCACCGCAGTGCAGTCCGTGATGCAGTACACGGGCACGCCGCCCAGGGCGATGGCGGAACTGCTCACCGTCAACACGCACCATCCCGAAGTCACCCACCTCGACGCCATGGGCCACTTCGTCACCGACGGAAAGGTTTATCCGGGCGTCGATCTCGCGCAGAGCGTCGGCCTGGCCGGCGTGCGGCACGGCTCCGCATCCGCGTTCGCCCAGGGCATCCTGACCCGCGGCATCCTGCTCGACCTGGCTCCCGGAGGACGCCTGGAGCCGGGCCACGCGGTCACCGCCGACGACCTGGACGCGGCGGCGGCCCGATGCGGTGTGACGCCCCAGCCGGGAGACGCCCTGGTGCTGCGCGGCGGCTGGCATCTGGCCGAGGACCGCAACCGGAACCAGGTGCCAGGCCTGACCACCGGCGCCGTCGAATGGCTTCACCAACACGACATCTCGCTCTACGCCGGCGACATCGGCGACGCCAACCCCGCACTTCCGGGTGACCCCGGGCCGCTCCACCGGATCGGGCTGGGACTGCTCGGCCTGGTCCTGATCGACGGCGCCGCCCCCGGCGACCTGGCGCAGGTGTGCGCCGAGGAGAAGCGCTACAGCTTCCTGCTCGTCATCGCCCCGCCCCGGATCGAGTCGGTCACCGGCATCATGGTGAACCCGCTCGCCATTTTCTGA
- a CDS encoding DUF1345 domain-containing protein, with translation MISLAAGLAAAAAVAVLAAPELAALTAWTVAFAVLLTWVWRICWNRDAAATEELAEEENRSRSTDVWVLLAAVASLAAVVVALVQSSSQQDAAVLLSVLAVILSWALVNTVFAFKYARLYYLDEPDAKGIDFKQSQPPAYSDFAYLAFTIGMSFAVPEAEPASTRIRRVALGHALLSYLFGTGVLAVAINLVTNLGQ, from the coding sequence TTGATCAGCCTGGCCGCAGGTCTCGCGGCTGCGGCCGCCGTCGCGGTACTGGCCGCACCCGAGTTGGCGGCTCTGACGGCCTGGACGGTGGCGTTTGCGGTTCTGCTGACCTGGGTTTGGCGCATCTGCTGGAACCGGGACGCGGCCGCCACCGAGGAACTGGCCGAGGAAGAGAACCGATCCCGCTCCACCGACGTCTGGGTGCTGCTGGCTGCCGTCGCCAGTCTGGCCGCCGTCGTGGTGGCCCTCGTGCAGTCCAGCAGCCAGCAGGATGCCGCCGTGCTGTTGAGCGTTCTGGCGGTGATCCTGTCCTGGGCGCTGGTGAACACCGTGTTCGCCTTCAAGTACGCCCGGCTGTACTACCTCGACGAGCCTGACGCGAAAGGGATTGATTTCAAGCAGAGCCAGCCACCGGCCTACAGCGACTTCGCCTATCTCGCCTTCACGATAGGGATGTCGTTCGCCGTCCCCGAGGCCGAGCCGGCCTCCACCCGGATCCGCCGGGTGGCGCTCGGGCACGCTCTGCTGTCCTACCTTTTCGGCACCGGCGTCCTGGCCGTCGCCATCAACCTCGTCACCAACCTTGGCCAGTGA
- a CDS encoding nitroreductase family protein encodes MTESTSSKTLGLTADEVLTTTRAVRRRLDLTRPVPRELIQEAVTVATQAPSGRNQQQWDFIFVDDPATKATMADLWRAGLALGNPYEHHGLSIPTRGSFASAEWRRIRSSLGYLLEHLQEVPVLMVPVVRVPTRAELRTVHGQAHNWGSVLPAVWSFMLAARERGLGTCWTIGHLAYEQEMADLLGLPFETTVQVALTPVAYTIGTDFKPASRADAAHFTHWNRW; translated from the coding sequence GTGACCGAGAGCACCTCATCGAAGACCCTTGGCCTGACCGCGGACGAGGTCCTGACCACGACCCGCGCCGTACGCAGACGCCTGGACCTGACCCGGCCCGTACCCAGAGAACTCATCCAAGAAGCGGTAACCGTCGCCACCCAGGCCCCGTCCGGCCGCAACCAGCAGCAGTGGGACTTCATCTTCGTCGACGATCCGGCGACCAAGGCGACGATGGCCGACCTTTGGAGGGCCGGGCTCGCCCTGGGCAACCCCTACGAGCACCATGGTCTGTCGATCCCCACCCGAGGAAGTTTCGCCTCAGCCGAGTGGCGGCGAATCCGCAGCAGTCTCGGTTACCTGCTCGAACATCTGCAGGAGGTGCCGGTGCTGATGGTCCCGGTGGTGAGGGTGCCCACCCGCGCCGAACTGCGCACTGTGCACGGGCAGGCGCACAACTGGGGCTCGGTGCTCCCCGCGGTCTGGAGCTTCATGCTTGCCGCCCGCGAACGGGGTCTGGGCACCTGCTGGACCATCGGCCATCTGGCCTATGAGCAGGAGATGGCCGATCTGCTGGGCCTTCCCTTCGAAACCACCGTCCAGGTCGCTCTCACGCCCGTCGCTTATACGATCGGGACGGACTTCAAGCCGGCCTCACGGGCGGACGCCGCTCATTTCACTCACTGGAACCGCTGGTAA
- a CDS encoding SMI1/KNR4 family protein, whose product MPRSLLTHLTLRTWLERWSQEAIDQADAIGLEVSEGMRRSGWIGAAPVGQATIARTETRLGQTLPPTLREFYTVTDGWPTLSMDFAAIRAVEDLGWTRDLDPDLIKAWDDAGSAWPPDADDGPPLLRRSLLLNTGTDRLLLDPARTTNGEWTAVGFTSWYPGAGEPQPSFRAELEDHYATFLNFDAPGSRTHAEIADQVEHAYQLLLNGNRDEEDVFEQAGRFGDERAQVLAIQVTALTGNDADHSELIWRSRTVTGDAAVQDDLLPLLVIQALDPAAGQEYRMTSFTQSSPPEFASMARQLAVRYRFERGLTADFSRTPAFARTVEQARQLVRSGRDDEAFGLVLAGLGGWTPQTGMHLAPLGLLWDKELGPIMTADRRRRLLSQARGLG is encoded by the coding sequence ATGCCCCGCAGCCTGCTGACCCACCTCACCCTGCGCACCTGGCTGGAACGCTGGAGCCAGGAGGCGATCGACCAGGCCGACGCGATCGGCCTGGAGGTGAGCGAGGGGATGCGGCGCAGCGGCTGGATCGGCGCCGCACCCGTCGGCCAGGCCACCATCGCCCGCACCGAAACCCGCCTGGGGCAAACACTTCCACCGACCCTGCGCGAGTTCTACACGGTCACGGACGGCTGGCCGACCCTGTCGATGGACTTCGCGGCGATCCGCGCCGTCGAAGACCTCGGCTGGACCCGCGACCTGGACCCCGACCTGATCAAGGCCTGGGACGACGCCGGGAGCGCCTGGCCGCCGGACGCCGACGACGGCCCGCCCCTGCTGCGCCGCAGCCTGCTGCTGAACACCGGCACCGACCGTCTCCTGCTCGACCCGGCCCGCACCACGAACGGCGAATGGACCGCGGTCGGCTTCACCAGCTGGTACCCCGGCGCCGGGGAACCACAGCCGTCGTTCCGGGCCGAACTGGAAGACCACTACGCCACCTTCCTGAACTTCGACGCCCCCGGCAGCCGCACCCACGCCGAGATCGCCGACCAGGTCGAGCACGCCTACCAGCTCCTGCTGAACGGAAACCGCGACGAGGAAGACGTTTTCGAGCAGGCCGGGCGCTTCGGCGACGAACGCGCCCAGGTCCTGGCCATCCAGGTCACCGCCCTGACCGGCAACGACGCCGACCACTCCGAACTGATCTGGCGCTCGCGGACGGTGACCGGCGACGCGGCCGTGCAGGACGACCTGCTGCCACTGCTCGTCATCCAGGCCCTCGACCCCGCGGCCGGCCAGGAGTACCGGATGACCTCGTTCACCCAGAGCTCACCACCCGAATTTGCCTCCATGGCACGGCAACTCGCCGTGCGTTACCGTTTCGAGCGGGGCCTGACCGCCGATTTCTCCCGCACCCCGGCCTTCGCCCGCACCGTCGAGCAGGCCCGGCAGCTGGTGCGTTCGGGCCGGGACGACGAGGCATTCGGCCTCGTGCTGGCGGGTCTGGGCGGATGGACGCCGCAGACCGGGATGCACCTGGCCCCGCTGGGACTGCTCTGGGACAAGGAACTCGGGCCGATCATGACCGCTGATCGGCGCCGCCGGCTGCTCAGCCAGGCGCGCGGGCTCGGGTGA
- a CDS encoding SMP-30/gluconolactonase/LRE family protein: MRAAAGTALTGVAVAVTAGLVLAGGGATAEKSGEPGISTITARQLMKVTDVHQATGMTLLEGPVFGPDGDLLVVDVTAPAGEPKVLRIDVRTKRAEALFTDDDSVFTSAQISPADGRLYLTDLRAGTVDSISLEGDDPRTFFSGKVEGTVMQPDDLTFDPDGNLYVSDTSGHDDPAGPDRGRIVRIDRDDGTAEVLAGDLPAPNGISFDTGFGGLWISQYADNRIDYARLAGNGRSVTSLHPAVYVDGGRAQVDSTAVDASGNIYQMFHNRPGAEVFSASGEHLASVRAPVPDDGDYSATNLAVRPGSREAYLTVSGPSGGFVYSFRALGEGIRQSNGG, encoded by the coding sequence GTGAGGGCCGCCGCGGGCACGGCCCTCACCGGCGTCGCCGTCGCGGTGACCGCCGGGCTGGTGCTGGCGGGTGGTGGTGCCACGGCGGAAAAGTCCGGTGAGCCAGGCATTTCCACGATCACCGCCCGGCAGCTGATGAAGGTCACCGACGTGCACCAGGCCACCGGTATGACGTTGCTCGAAGGGCCGGTGTTCGGCCCGGACGGCGACCTGCTGGTGGTGGACGTCACCGCGCCGGCCGGTGAGCCCAAGGTGCTGCGCATCGACGTGAGGACGAAGCGGGCCGAGGCACTGTTCACCGACGACGACAGCGTGTTCACCTCGGCGCAGATCAGCCCGGCCGACGGCCGCCTGTACCTGACCGACCTGCGGGCCGGAACCGTCGACAGCATCTCGCTGGAGGGAGACGACCCGCGCACGTTCTTCTCCGGGAAGGTCGAGGGCACCGTGATGCAGCCCGACGACCTGACCTTCGACCCGGACGGGAACCTCTACGTCAGCGACACCAGCGGCCACGACGATCCGGCCGGGCCCGACCGCGGGCGCATCGTGCGGATCGACCGCGACGACGGGACCGCCGAGGTGCTCGCCGGCGATCTGCCCGCCCCGAACGGGATCTCCTTCGACACCGGGTTCGGCGGCCTGTGGATCAGCCAGTACGCCGACAACCGGATCGACTACGCCCGCCTGGCCGGGAACGGCAGGAGCGTGACCTCCCTGCACCCGGCGGTCTACGTGGACGGCGGCCGCGCGCAGGTCGACTCCACCGCGGTGGACGCCTCGGGCAACATCTACCAGATGTTCCACAACCGGCCGGGCGCGGAGGTTTTCAGCGCCTCCGGTGAGCATCTGGCCTCGGTGCGGGCACCGGTACCGGACGACGGGGACTACTCCGCGACCAACCTGGCCGTCCGCCCCGGCAGCCGGGAGGCCTATCTCACCGTCAGCGGGCCCTCGGGCGGGTTCGTCTACTCGTTCAGGGCGCTGGGCGAGGGAATCCGGCAGTCCAACGGGGGCTGA
- a CDS encoding sensor domain-containing diguanylate cyclase, producing MRSRSGVTPPVTTSPVTAAGDDRPVEPVTSFDDACQQVTAYLKQAVPMGIWFVSRYDGENQVYLTVADSVYGAEPGISMPWSQTLCRHMLDHPTSRITPDLDADPHADPGGEPVAMRESYQVSAYAGVPIQHHDGHLFGSLCGLDPSPQGEQLRSHEPLLRLLGGLLGCVAELDLHRTDLQRRLLSTQMESETDELTGLTNRRGWDRLLVLEEERYRRLAEPGAVLYVDIDDLKVVNDSAGHSAGDEHLRHAATVMRRTARRTDVVARLGGDEFCLLMVGLTTPQVADVALRMQAALAAAGIHASVGQAAFTCAPTFAEVCAQADQDMYAQKTQRKQARGATGR from the coding sequence GTGCGCAGCAGGTCAGGGGTGACGCCCCCGGTCACGACGAGCCCGGTCACCGCGGCCGGCGACGACCGGCCGGTGGAACCGGTCACCAGCTTCGACGACGCCTGCCAGCAGGTCACGGCTTACCTGAAACAGGCCGTCCCGATGGGGATCTGGTTCGTCAGCCGGTACGACGGCGAGAACCAGGTCTACCTCACGGTGGCCGACAGCGTGTACGGCGCCGAGCCGGGCATCTCGATGCCGTGGTCACAGACCCTGTGCCGGCACATGCTCGATCACCCCACCAGCCGGATCACTCCCGACCTGGACGCCGACCCGCACGCCGACCCGGGCGGCGAACCGGTGGCGATGCGCGAGAGCTACCAGGTCAGCGCCTACGCGGGGGTGCCGATCCAGCACCACGACGGCCACCTGTTCGGCTCGCTGTGCGGGCTCGACCCCTCGCCGCAGGGGGAGCAGCTGCGGAGCCACGAGCCCCTGCTGCGGCTGCTGGGCGGACTGCTCGGCTGCGTGGCCGAACTCGACCTGCATCGCACGGACCTGCAACGCCGGCTTCTGTCGACCCAGATGGAGTCGGAGACCGACGAGCTGACCGGGCTGACCAACCGCAGGGGCTGGGACCGCCTCCTGGTCCTGGAGGAGGAACGCTACCGCCGCCTGGCCGAGCCCGGCGCCGTGCTCTACGTGGACATCGACGACCTCAAGGTCGTCAACGACTCGGCCGGGCACTCCGCCGGCGACGAGCACCTGCGGCACGCCGCCACGGTGATGCGCCGCACCGCACGGCGCACGGACGTCGTGGCCCGGCTCGGCGGCGACGAGTTCTGCCTGCTCATGGTCGGGCTGACCACCCCGCAGGTGGCCGACGTGGCGCTGCGGATGCAGGCCGCCCTGGCCGCCGCCGGGATCCACGCGTCCGTCGGGCAGGCGGCCTTCACCTGCGCCCCCACCTTCGCCGAGGTCTGCGCGCAGGCGGACCAGGACATGTACGCGCAGAAGACACAGCGCAAGCAGGCCCGCGGCGCTACCGGTCGATGA
- a CDS encoding TetR/AcrR family transcriptional regulator has protein sequence MPVDLPSTPQERLLTAADDLFYREGVHTVGIDRVIAAAGVAKATLYSSFGSKDGLIAAYLEARHREIGEGIERAINRHQSPRDRLLGVFDFLIELSSDPAYQGCAFANATAEAHAAGTGMASDAYRKWIRGVFTDLATQAGVMNARVLGRQLHLLWDGAAQSARMDDDQQGAWAARAAAAVLLDATLPAT, from the coding sequence GTGCCCGTTGATCTTCCGTCGACGCCCCAGGAACGGCTGCTAACCGCTGCGGACGATCTCTTCTACCGAGAAGGGGTGCACACGGTCGGCATCGACCGCGTCATCGCTGCGGCCGGGGTCGCCAAGGCGACGCTTTACAGTAGTTTCGGCTCCAAGGACGGTCTGATCGCCGCCTACCTGGAAGCCCGTCATCGCGAGATAGGCGAAGGGATCGAGCGGGCCATCAACCGTCATCAGTCGCCCCGGGACCGTCTGCTCGGGGTCTTCGACTTTCTCATCGAGCTCAGCAGTGATCCCGCATACCAGGGCTGCGCGTTCGCGAACGCCACGGCCGAAGCCCATGCGGCGGGCACGGGCATGGCGTCTGACGCCTACCGTAAATGGATCCGAGGTGTCTTCACCGACCTCGCAACGCAGGCTGGCGTCATGAACGCCCGAGTTTTGGGGCGACAGTTGCATTTGTTGTGGGACGGGGCTGCCCAGTCGGCACGGATGGATGACGACCAGCAGGGTGCCTGGGCGGCCAGGGCCGCTGCGGCTGTGCTCCTGGACGCCACGCTGCCGGCGACGTGA
- a CDS encoding MarR family winged helix-turn-helix transcriptional regulator has product MASTVEISTPDDGVELWLLWKQIGERVRASVVADVLEHSELSEPEMTVLVQLRTAGGTIRQNALASSLGWDRTRLSHLLTRMEQRGYLSREKLRNGVEISVADAGLEVYATTEPLLAAASRRHFLDRLDEGQRRALRDVLETLRS; this is encoded by the coding sequence ATGGCCTCAACCGTTGAAATATCAACACCCGACGATGGGGTCGAGCTCTGGCTTCTCTGGAAGCAGATCGGCGAGCGGGTCCGGGCCAGCGTGGTCGCCGATGTGCTGGAGCACAGCGAGCTGTCCGAACCCGAGATGACCGTCTTGGTCCAGCTCCGCACGGCCGGGGGCACGATCCGGCAGAACGCCCTGGCGTCGTCATTGGGCTGGGACCGCACCCGCTTGTCACACCTGCTCACCCGGATGGAGCAGCGGGGCTACCTCTCCCGGGAGAAGCTCCGGAACGGGGTCGAGATATCCGTCGCCGATGCCGGGCTGGAGGTCTACGCGACCACAGAACCCCTGCTCGCGGCGGCATCCCGGCGTCACTTTCTTGATCGCCTCGACGAGGGGCAGCGCAGGGCCCTGCGCGATGTCCTGGAGACGCTGAGGTCTTGA
- a CDS encoding flavin-containing monooxygenase — MSQTPLSDSIHGIDLEVLRAKYRRERDRRIRPDGLRQYRSAAGEFGYYATDPYVPRADREPVTDRVDALVVGGGFGGLLTAAYLKKAGLERVRLMDEAGDVGGTWYWNRYPGIHCDIESTVYLPLLEEVRTIPALRYAQGEQIRRHAVALAEHFGLYPEALFHTRATALRWLDPDGEWLVETDRGDRMRATYVVVSPGSLSQPKLPGIPGIQDFRGHTFHTSRWDYAYTGGTADGELTGLRDKRVAVVGTGATGVQVIPHLARDAQHLFVFQRTPATVDVRDNRPLDPRWFQQQEPGWQGRRMDNFLASITGEPVDEDMIQDGWTSTSRLQRAYLSGVQETGLPRQEQQLLDELLDAHTMNGIRSRVDRIVQDPATAQLLKPWYRYMCKRPCFSDHYLQAFNRPNVTLVDTADHGGITRMTESGVVVGDQEYQVDCVVFATGFDVGVSGVLSGTLPVTGRGGRVLLETWREGPRTLHGFYSPGFPNLFHLGSLQNASAVNFVHILHEQARHIAAVVGRAEQLGSRTVEPGPEATESWQATLRQVAVDTTVFQAECTPGYYNGEGRTVRPLNYSPGPVAFHDLLARWRAEHLDEVIAARPGSAGEGSRAGAGR, encoded by the coding sequence GTGAGCCAGACCCCCCTCTCCGACAGCATTCACGGCATTGACCTGGAGGTGCTGCGGGCGAAGTACCGGCGGGAACGTGACCGCCGGATCAGGCCGGACGGACTTCGTCAATACCGTTCCGCCGCAGGTGAGTTCGGATATTATGCGACGGATCCCTACGTTCCCCGGGCGGATCGGGAGCCGGTGACGGACCGGGTCGACGCCCTGGTGGTGGGCGGCGGTTTCGGTGGTCTCCTCACTGCCGCTTACCTGAAAAAGGCTGGCCTGGAACGGGTCCGGTTGATGGACGAGGCCGGTGACGTGGGTGGAACCTGGTACTGGAACCGGTACCCGGGCATCCACTGCGACATCGAATCCACCGTCTACCTGCCGCTTCTGGAGGAAGTGCGAACGATCCCGGCCCTGCGGTACGCCCAGGGCGAGCAGATCCGCCGTCACGCGGTGGCGCTCGCCGAGCACTTCGGCCTGTATCCCGAGGCGCTGTTCCACACCAGGGCCACGGCGCTGCGCTGGCTGGACCCGGACGGCGAGTGGCTGGTCGAGACCGACCGCGGCGACCGGATGCGGGCAACCTACGTCGTGGTCTCCCCGGGGTCCCTGTCGCAGCCCAAACTGCCTGGCATTCCCGGGATCCAGGACTTCCGGGGGCACACCTTCCACACCAGCCGCTGGGACTACGCCTACACCGGGGGCACCGCCGACGGCGAGCTGACCGGGCTGCGGGACAAGCGGGTGGCCGTGGTGGGTACCGGGGCCACCGGTGTCCAGGTCATCCCGCACCTGGCCCGGGACGCCCAGCACCTGTTCGTGTTCCAGCGCACCCCGGCGACGGTGGACGTCCGGGACAACCGTCCCCTGGACCCGCGGTGGTTCCAGCAGCAGGAACCGGGCTGGCAGGGCCGGCGGATGGACAACTTCCTGGCCTCGATCACCGGGGAACCGGTGGACGAGGACATGATCCAGGACGGCTGGACCTCCACGTCCCGCCTCCAGCGCGCCTACCTGTCCGGCGTCCAGGAAACCGGTCTGCCCCGGCAGGAGCAGCAACTGCTGGACGAGTTGCTCGACGCCCACACGATGAACGGGATCCGGTCCCGGGTCGACCGGATCGTGCAGGACCCGGCCACCGCGCAGCTGCTGAAGCCCTGGTACCGGTACATGTGCAAGCGGCCGTGCTTCAGCGACCACTACCTCCAGGCGTTCAACCGGCCGAATGTCACGCTCGTGGACACCGCCGACCACGGCGGCATCACCCGGATGACCGAGAGCGGCGTGGTCGTCGGCGACCAGGAATACCAGGTCGACTGCGTGGTGTTCGCAACGGGTTTCGACGTCGGTGTCTCCGGGGTGCTGTCCGGGACGCTGCCCGTCACCGGACGCGGCGGCAGGGTGCTGCTGGAGACCTGGCGCGAGGGCCCCCGGACGCTGCACGGCTTCTACAGCCCGGGTTTCCCGAACCTGTTCCACCTGGGCTCGCTCCAGAACGCCAGCGCCGTGAACTTCGTGCACATCCTGCACGAGCAGGCCCGGCACATCGCCGCCGTGGTGGGCCGCGCCGAGCAGCTGGGCTCGCGTACGGTCGAGCCGGGCCCGGAGGCGACCGAGTCGTGGCAGGCGACGCTGCGGCAGGTGGCGGTGGACACCACGGTCTTCCAGGCCGAGTGCACCCCGGGCTACTACAACGGCGAGGGCCGCACCGTGCGGCCGCTGAACTACTCACCCGGGCCGGTCGCCTTCCACGATCTGCTGGCCCGATGGCGTGCGGAGCATCTGGACGAGGTGATCGCCGCCCGTCCGGGATCTGCGGGCGAGGGTTCCAGGGCCGGGGCGGGCCGGTGA
- a CDS encoding zinc-dependent alcohol dehydrogenase: MRALTWAGVNEVEVREVPDPRILNDGDVILRVLRSAACGSDLHLLGGYIPFMESGDVLGHEFIGEVVEVGPAVRRHAVGDRVVVSSFISCGRCWYCEQKLFSLCDNGNTNPAITDVLWGGTPGGCYGYSHALGGFAGSHAEYVRVPYADVGAFAVPEGVSTERALFASDAASTGWTGADLAGTKPGDVVAVWGAGAVGQMAARAAMLLGAERVIVIDRLDYRLAQAKSIIGAEVLNYENTSIEAELLEKTGGRGPDVCIEAVGMEADGPGGQSLYDRTKQQLRLQSDRPAAVRQAIHACRKGGSVFVLGVFAGVVDKFPLGALMNKGLTVRGAQMHGQRYIPQILERMARDEIVTEHLATHVLPLEQGQHGYDIFKAKDDGNVRPVFLPNG; this comes from the coding sequence TTGAGGGCGCTGACCTGGGCCGGGGTGAATGAGGTCGAGGTCCGCGAGGTGCCCGACCCGCGGATCCTCAACGACGGTGACGTGATCTTGCGGGTGCTGCGCAGCGCGGCGTGCGGTTCGGACCTGCACCTGCTGGGCGGGTACATCCCGTTCATGGAAAGCGGTGACGTGCTCGGGCACGAGTTCATCGGAGAAGTGGTGGAGGTCGGGCCGGCCGTGCGTCGGCACGCCGTCGGTGACCGGGTCGTGGTGTCCTCGTTCATCTCCTGCGGCCGGTGCTGGTACTGCGAGCAGAAGTTGTTCTCGCTGTGCGACAACGGCAACACCAACCCGGCCATCACCGATGTTCTGTGGGGCGGTACTCCTGGCGGTTGCTATGGGTACTCGCACGCTCTGGGAGGTTTCGCCGGTAGCCACGCTGAGTACGTGCGCGTTCCCTACGCTGATGTCGGCGCGTTCGCGGTCCCTGAGGGAGTCTCGACCGAGCGTGCGCTGTTCGCCTCGGACGCCGCCTCTACCGGGTGGACGGGCGCCGACCTGGCCGGGACCAAGCCAGGTGACGTGGTCGCGGTCTGGGGGGCCGGAGCGGTCGGGCAGATGGCCGCGCGGGCGGCGATGCTGCTGGGTGCCGAGCGGGTGATCGTGATCGACCGGCTGGATTACCGTCTGGCACAAGCCAAGTCGATCATCGGCGCTGAGGTGCTCAACTACGAGAACACCTCGATCGAGGCCGAACTGCTGGAGAAGACCGGAGGCCGGGGGCCGGACGTCTGCATCGAGGCGGTGGGGATGGAGGCCGACGGCCCGGGAGGGCAGAGCCTGTACGACCGCACGAAACAGCAGTTACGCCTGCAGAGCGACCGTCCGGCCGCGGTCCGGCAGGCCATCCATGCCTGCCGTAAGGGCGGCAGCGTGTTCGTGCTGGGCGTGTTCGCGGGGGTGGTCGACAAATTCCCTCTCGGCGCTCTGATGAACAAGGGCCTGACCGTGCGGGGTGCGCAGATGCACGGCCAGCGGTACATCCCACAGATTTTGGAGCGGATGGCCCGCGACGAGATCGTCACCGAGCACCTGGCCACGCACGTGCTGCCGCTGGAACAGGGCCAGCACGGCTACGACATCTTCAAGGCCAAGGACGACGGCAACGTGCGGCCGGTTTTCCTGCCCAACGGCTGA